The Lactobacillus sp. ESL0680 DNA segment GATAAACAGTTAAATGGAGAAAATATTCAACTGCATTCATGCCTTGATCAAGGAAAAGCGCACCATTGAAGGCTTCAAACACGTCTTCAAGCAATGTCTTGCGCGAACGTGCACCAGCTTTTTCTTCACCATGACCTAAATTAATTTCTGCAGGAAAGCCAAATTTTTTGGCAAATTCCGCAAAGCCCTCAGTATCAACGATATTAGACCGCATTCGCGTTAATTCACCCTCATTTAATTCGGTAAAATGGCGGTATAAGTAATCAGAAATCGCTAGTTCCAATACCGCATCTCCCAAAAATTCCAGCTTTTCATAATCGCGCACACCATCCTGTGGATGCTCATTGGCATACGAAGAATGAGTGAATGCTTCTTCCAATAATTTAGGATTATTAAATTTAATTTTGTATTTGTCATTTAATTGATTAACAAATTTCGTGCTTACCATCTTTTCAGCCCCTTTATCCTTTGATTATACCAGTTTTTGCCCGATAAAATGAAAAAGAAAGCAATTACAACAATAAGTTATCCTTAAAAATCACAAAAAGCACGCGACTGATACGTCCACGTGCCTTTAGCGATATTATATTAATTTTTAATTATTACGTTTACTATTTAGCAAATGCAACCCGACCCCATAGTTGGTGGCCATTATTCATTAATGATGGCTTCAATGAGTAACCAGTAAGCTTGTTGTTAACAGCATCAATCTGGTACGAATTGTCCATTGGAATTACATAAGCTTGATCGAACATGTATTGTTGCCATTCATGGAACTTCTGTACCCGATACTTGTGGTTGAAGGCTTTTTGTGAGTCCATTTCTTCCAGCAATTTGTTGTTTTCTGGAGTAACAAATCTTGTGTAGTTGGACATTGTTCCTTCACTGTACAATTGCGTTTGTGACGGTTCACTAGATAAAGTCCAGCCAGCATCAAACATGTCAATTCCTGCCGCATCATGTTGAACCTTATCGTAGAACGAGTTCATTTCGGTTAAACGACCGCCAACCATCTTAACATTCAGGCCAATCTTATGCCATTGTTGAATATAGTTCTGAGTAATTGACTCTTTAATCGAACCAAGCTGCGCATTAGTTTTAGCCAAGTAGTTAATAGTTAATGGCTTGCCGTTTGGTTGAACACGCCACTTGCCCTTCTTCTTGTAGCCAGCCTTATCCAAAATCTCATTGGCCTTCTTCAAGTTATATGAATAGCCTTTAACATCCTTATCGAAGTAATCGCCAAATTGTGCGGGAATTAAAGTTGGTACTTGGAAGCTCAAACCTTGAGTATAACGCTTATCAACAGCATTGATGTTCATG contains these protein-coding regions:
- the rnc gene encoding ribonuclease III, which codes for MVSTKFVNQLNDKYKIKFNNPKLLEEAFTHSSYANEHPQDGVRDYEKLEFLGDAVLELAISDYLYRHFTELNEGELTRMRSNIVDTEGFAEFAKKFGFPAEINLGHGEEKAGARSRKTLLEDVFEAFNGALFLDQGMNAVEYFLHLTVYPLIDAGKFDASRDYKTDLQEFLQQDGPVKIEYQVIKEEQLPSRFTVQLRVNGQDVSQGTGHNKKSAEQDAAKVALAKKR